The Thermosynechococcus sp. genome has a segment encoding these proteins:
- a CDS encoding prepilin-type N-terminal cleavage/methylation domain-containing protein: MTHPKLYFHGLVQQRCQGFTLAEVLASILIVSLFTLAAMQAIVVAAFFQANARKFAEASNWIQDDLENIKIVAYDLCQAKFVQRKLATAANDNATTLTLALIQPGESDYDQAMPPEYRSEGACAVSSPTDGLRVGDRILIGSDSGTRKITAIAGDTITVTPAVQGYRGAGTRVYARCRIQPNETDGIDGGFAAYLQTLLPLLNSSNNSRPILNDTFTLTRTPTIRPQAPFQTLELAYSVRDSQNRTVAQLSTEVVPNAFFRCP; the protein is encoded by the coding sequence ATGACTCACCCTAAACTCTACTTTCACGGGCTGGTGCAGCAACGTTGCCAAGGCTTTACCCTTGCGGAGGTTCTAGCTTCGATTTTGATTGTTAGCCTCTTTACCCTAGCGGCCATGCAGGCGATTGTCGTCGCTGCCTTTTTCCAGGCCAATGCCCGCAAATTTGCCGAAGCCAGTAACTGGATTCAAGATGATTTGGAAAATATCAAAATTGTGGCCTATGATCTTTGCCAGGCCAAGTTTGTTCAACGCAAGCTGGCCACTGCCGCCAATGACAACGCCACAACCCTAACCCTAGCGCTCATTCAACCGGGTGAAAGTGACTATGACCAAGCAATGCCCCCAGAATACCGATCGGAAGGGGCTTGTGCAGTTAGCTCACCCACCGACGGGTTGCGGGTGGGCGATCGCATCCTCATTGGCTCAGACTCTGGGACTCGAAAGATTACCGCTATTGCTGGAGATACGATTACGGTTACCCCTGCTGTGCAAGGCTATCGGGGTGCTGGCACGCGCGTTTATGCCCGCTGTCGGATTCAGCCCAATGAAACCGACGGAATTGATGGCGGGTTTGCTGCCTACCTGCAAACCCTCCTCCCCCTCTTAAATAGCAGTAACAACAGCCGGCCAATCCTGAACGACACCTTTACCTTGACCCGCACACCGACAATCCGTCCTCAAGCGCCCTTCCAAACTTTGGAGCTGGCCTATTCTGTCCGCGATAGCCAGAATCGCACTGTTGCTCAGCTTTCCACAGAGGTAGTGCCAAATGCATTTTTCCGCTGCCCCTAG
- a CDS encoding DUF370 domain-containing protein, whose translation MLNIGFGNYVSPQRLLAIVSPDSAPIKRLILEARQHHHLIDATHGRRTRAVLVLDGEMIVLSALHPETLVARLSSLA comes from the coding sequence ATGCTAAACATTGGTTTTGGCAATTACGTCTCACCGCAGCGCCTGCTGGCGATCGTGAGTCCTGACTCTGCCCCGATCAAACGCCTGATTCTTGAGGCACGGCAGCACCATCATCTCATTGATGCCACCCACGGCCGGCGAACCCGTGCTGTGCTGGTGCTGGATGGCGAGATGATTGTCCTTTCTGCCCTACATCCTGAAACCCTAGTGGCACGCCTCAGTTCACTCGCCTAA
- a CDS encoding GspH/FimT family protein, whose translation MHFSAAPRLQQGMTLIEILIVLTVAIILALAVTPSFLYWLETQRVNQALDSLEGALREAQREAMRRNQTCRVAINTGVNPLIGGEPPECLPNGPRQLHHVTLRRNDGTASVRFGFQGRTSSTGTIVIASTNQPTLQRCLVVSLGLGIMRTGNYVETDTTGTTAENCQARN comes from the coding sequence ATGCATTTTTCCGCTGCCCCTAGGCTCCAACAGGGCATGACCCTGATTGAAATTCTGATTGTTTTGACGGTGGCCATCATTTTAGCGCTGGCTGTAACCCCTAGCTTTCTCTATTGGCTAGAAACACAACGGGTCAACCAGGCCCTTGACAGCTTAGAGGGGGCCCTGCGAGAAGCGCAGCGAGAAGCAATGCGGCGCAATCAAACCTGTCGGGTGGCAATTAATACTGGTGTCAATCCCCTCATTGGCGGCGAGCCTCCCGAATGTCTGCCCAATGGTCCGCGCCAACTACACCATGTGACCCTGCGTCGCAATGATGGAACTGCCTCGGTGCGGTTTGGCTTTCAGGGGCGCACCAGTAGTACCGGTACCATTGTGATTGCTTCGACCAATCAGCCGACCCTTCAACGCTGTTTGGTGGTCTCCCTAGGGTTGGGCATCATGCGCACCGGCAACTACGTTGAAACCGACACCACGGGCACAACTGCCGAGAACTGTCAAGCACGCAACTAG
- a CDS encoding adenine phosphoribosyltransferase encodes MDLKSLIRDVPDFPKPGILFRDLTTLLQNQAGLRYVIDQLVEKHANTGIDYVAGIESRGFIFGAPLAYHLGAGFIPLRKPGKLCAPVYAVEYELEYGRDRLEMHQDAVEPGRRVLIVDDLIATGGTAAAAAGLIQKAQAELHGFAFIVELTDLGGRQKLPDVPITSLVTY; translated from the coding sequence ATGGATCTCAAGTCCCTAATTCGCGATGTCCCAGACTTCCCTAAGCCGGGCATTTTGTTTCGAGATTTAACCACGCTGCTGCAAAATCAGGCAGGGCTGCGCTACGTTATTGATCAATTGGTAGAAAAACATGCTAACACCGGCATTGACTATGTGGCTGGGATCGAGTCCCGGGGCTTTATTTTTGGTGCGCCCTTGGCCTATCACTTGGGGGCAGGTTTCATTCCTTTGCGCAAACCGGGTAAACTCTGTGCTCCTGTCTATGCGGTAGAGTATGAGCTAGAGTATGGGCGCGATCGCTTAGAAATGCATCAAGACGCCGTAGAGCCAGGGCGGCGGGTGCTCATTGTTGATGACTTGATTGCCACAGGGGGCACTGCTGCTGCTGCCGCCGGTCTTATCCAAAAAGCACAGGCAGAACTCCATGGCTTTGCTTTTATTGTTGAACTAACGGACCTAGGAGGACGGCAAAAGCTTCCTGATGTGCCTATTACTAGCCTTGTGACCTACTAG
- the carB gene encoding carbamoyl-phosphate synthase large subunit, with protein MPRRTDISKILIIGSGPIVIGQACEFDYSGTQACKALREEGYKVVLINSNPATIMTDPEIADRTYIEPLTPEIVEKVIAAERPDALLPTMGGQTALNLAVALSKSGVLDRYGVELIGAKLSAIEMAEDRKLFKEAMQRIGVAVCPSGLANTLEEARAIAQEIGVYPLIIRPAFTLGGTGGGIAYNQEEFEDIAAAGLDASPVSQILIEQSLIGWKEYELEVMRDMADNVVIICSIENLDPMGIHTGDSITVAPAQTLTDKEYQRLRDAAIKIIREIGVETGGSNIQFAVNPETGEVIVIEMNPRVSRSSALASKATGFPIAKIAAKLAVGYTLPEIPNDITQKTPASFEPTIDYVVTKIPRFAFEKFPGSPPVLTTQMKSVGEAMAIGRTFQESLQKALRSLETGRAGWGCDRPEKLPSLEQLRGKLRTPNPERIFAIRHAFLLGMTVEEVYELTAIDPWFLRQMQGLLETEKFLKRSKLEQLTADDLWRIKQQGFSDAQIAYATKTTDDQVRAYRQSLGVVPVYKTVDTCAAEFEAYTPYYYSTYERPLEQINPDSGDVELLPPESEVRPPRKPRVMILGSGPNRIGQGIEFDYCCCHAAYALRADDYETIMVNSNPETVSTDYDTSDRLYFEPLTKEDVLNIIEVERPVGIIIQFGGQTPLKLALPLQRYLEQQGDRLGTQIWGTSPDSIDIAEDRERFEKILRELNIPQPPNGTARSYAEALSIAQRIGYPVVVRPSYVLGGRAMEIVYSNGELERYMNAAVQVEPERPILIDKYLENAIEVDVDAIADATGSVVIGGIMEHIEQAGIHSGDSACSLPTQSLSPAVLETIRTWSIALAKALKVVGLMNLQLAVQGEQVYILEANPRASRTVPFVSKAIGIPLAKVAARLMSGKTLAELNFLNEKIPNHVAVKEAVLPFEKFPGTDTVLGPEMRSTGEAMGIDMTFGAAYAKSQLAANQRLPLQGTVFVSMSDRDKAAIVPVVQALQSLGFRIMATEGTRNALLEAGLSNIDLILKLHEGRPHVLDAIKNGQIHLILNTPSGQEARTDAQLIRRTALAYKIPIVTTIAGAKATAAAIKTLQTSTLGVRALQDYHRAEC; from the coding sequence ATGCCTCGTCGTACTGATATTTCAAAAATTCTCATCATTGGCTCGGGTCCTATTGTGATTGGTCAAGCCTGTGAATTTGACTATTCGGGCACCCAAGCCTGTAAGGCATTGCGCGAGGAAGGGTACAAGGTGGTCCTGATTAACTCCAACCCCGCCACCATCATGACGGATCCCGAGATCGCCGATCGCACCTACATTGAACCGCTGACGCCAGAAATAGTGGAAAAGGTAATTGCTGCCGAACGCCCCGATGCCCTGCTGCCCACAATGGGCGGACAAACGGCGCTGAACTTAGCGGTGGCCCTATCAAAATCGGGAGTGCTGGATCGCTATGGGGTGGAGTTGATTGGCGCCAAATTGTCCGCTATTGAGATGGCTGAGGACCGCAAGCTCTTTAAGGAGGCCATGCAGCGCATTGGTGTGGCGGTGTGTCCGTCGGGCTTGGCCAATACCCTCGAGGAGGCGCGGGCGATCGCCCAAGAGATTGGGGTTTATCCCCTGATTATTCGACCGGCCTTTACCCTAGGGGGCACTGGGGGTGGCATTGCCTACAACCAAGAGGAATTTGAAGACATTGCCGCTGCCGGTCTCGATGCCAGTCCGGTCTCGCAAATTCTCATTGAGCAGTCCCTCATTGGCTGGAAAGAATACGAGCTAGAAGTGATGCGCGACATGGCCGATAACGTGGTCATCATCTGCTCCATTGAGAACCTCGACCCCATGGGCATCCACACCGGCGACTCGATCACCGTCGCCCCGGCCCAAACCCTGACGGACAAAGAATACCAGCGGCTGCGGGATGCCGCCATCAAAATTATTCGTGAAATTGGTGTAGAGACCGGCGGCTCGAACATTCAGTTTGCCGTTAACCCCGAAACTGGGGAAGTGATCGTCATTGAAATGAATCCCCGTGTGTCCCGTTCTTCGGCCCTGGCCTCAAAGGCAACAGGCTTTCCCATTGCCAAAATCGCCGCAAAATTGGCTGTGGGCTATACGCTGCCGGAAATCCCCAACGACATTACCCAAAAAACTCCCGCCAGTTTTGAACCCACGATTGACTATGTGGTGACCAAAATTCCCCGCTTTGCCTTTGAAAAGTTTCCCGGCTCGCCGCCCGTCCTCACTACCCAAATGAAGTCGGTGGGTGAAGCCATGGCCATTGGCCGCACCTTCCAAGAGTCTCTGCAAAAAGCCCTGCGATCGCTGGAAACAGGTCGAGCCGGCTGGGGGTGCGATCGCCCCGAAAAACTCCCTAGCCTTGAGCAACTGCGGGGGAAACTGCGCACGCCAAATCCAGAGCGTATCTTTGCCATTCGCCACGCCTTCCTCTTGGGGATGACCGTTGAGGAAGTTTATGAACTAACGGCCATTGATCCCTGGTTTTTGCGGCAGATGCAGGGACTCCTAGAAACAGAAAAATTCCTTAAGCGCAGCAAACTGGAGCAACTCACGGCCGATGATCTCTGGCGGATCAAGCAACAGGGCTTTAGTGATGCCCAAATTGCCTACGCTACGAAAACCACCGACGATCAGGTGCGGGCCTATCGCCAATCCCTGGGTGTTGTTCCCGTCTATAAAACTGTAGACACCTGTGCTGCCGAGTTTGAGGCCTATACTCCCTACTACTACTCCACCTACGAGCGACCTCTGGAGCAAATTAACCCCGATAGCGGCGATGTTGAATTGCTGCCTCCCGAATCGGAAGTGCGGCCCCCCCGCAAGCCGCGGGTGATGATTCTTGGCTCAGGGCCAAACCGCATTGGCCAAGGAATTGAATTTGATTACTGCTGCTGCCATGCTGCCTACGCCCTGCGGGCCGATGACTATGAAACCATCATGGTCAACTCCAACCCTGAAACGGTTTCTACTGACTACGACACCAGCGATCGCCTCTACTTTGAACCCCTGACCAAGGAAGATGTCCTCAACATTATTGAAGTGGAGCGCCCCGTCGGCATCATTATTCAGTTTGGCGGTCAAACCCCCCTCAAGCTGGCGTTACCCTTGCAACGGTACCTTGAACAGCAGGGCGATCGCCTCGGGACCCAAATCTGGGGCACTTCACCTGACTCCATTGATATTGCTGAAGACCGCGAACGTTTCGAGAAAATTTTGCGGGAGCTCAACATTCCCCAACCCCCCAACGGCACTGCTCGCAGTTATGCCGAAGCCCTGAGCATTGCCCAGCGGATTGGCTATCCAGTGGTAGTGCGCCCCAGTTATGTGCTTGGTGGTCGGGCGATGGAAATTGTCTATTCCAATGGAGAACTGGAACGCTATATGAACGCAGCGGTGCAGGTGGAGCCAGAGCGACCCATCCTCATTGATAAGTATCTGGAAAATGCAATTGAAGTAGATGTGGATGCCATTGCCGATGCAACGGGCAGCGTCGTGATTGGTGGGATTATGGAACACATCGAGCAAGCCGGGATTCACTCTGGGGATTCTGCCTGTAGCTTGCCCACCCAATCGCTGTCTCCTGCGGTTTTGGAGACCATTCGCACCTGGAGTATTGCCCTTGCTAAGGCGCTCAAAGTGGTGGGGCTGATGAACCTGCAGTTGGCAGTACAAGGGGAACAAGTCTATATTTTGGAGGCCAACCCGCGGGCCTCTCGGACGGTGCCCTTTGTCTCGAAGGCGATTGGTATTCCCCTGGCTAAAGTTGCTGCTCGGCTGATGTCAGGGAAAACCCTCGCGGAACTCAATTTCCTCAATGAGAAGATTCCCAACCATGTCGCTGTCAAGGAAGCTGTGCTCCCCTTTGAAAAATTTCCTGGTACCGATACGGTGCTAGGGCCAGAGATGCGCTCCACGGGTGAGGCCATGGGGATTGATATGACCTTTGGGGCGGCCTATGCCAAGTCCCAACTGGCGGCCAATCAAAGGTTACCTTTGCAAGGAACCGTTTTTGTGTCGATGAGCGATCGCGACAAAGCGGCAATTGTGCCCGTGGTGCAGGCGTTGCAGTCGCTTGGCTTTCGGATTATGGCCACTGAAGGAACCCGCAATGCCTTGCTTGAGGCAGGGCTGAGCAATATAGACCTCATCCTCAAGCTCCATGAAGGGCGTCCCCATGTCCTCGATGCCATTAAAAACGGGCAAATTCACCTGATTCTGAATACACCCTCCGGTCAAGAAGCCCGTACCGATGCCCAATTGATTCGTCGCACTGCCCTTGCCTATAAAATTCCGATTGTGACAACGATCGCCGGTGCGAAGGCGACAGCTGCCGCCATTAAAACCCTGCAAACCTCAACCCTAGGGGTACGGGCCCTTCAAGACTACCATCGGGCAGAATGCTAA
- a CDS encoding type II secretion system protein J, producing MQGWRTGNQGFTLTELLVAAAVGGIVVAMSGWAMVAILQNNRRVEEQAITRMNLSRALDFISDDIRSAIRISTTAPSDWTIPSGGYQLVMFIEKPADNLEEQENGQLASTTRVAYYTRPKTSNVVWRGPRILYRQKIGDSTPNALIDGIANTSPTCANTLPNATDSGTDKGGFRVFVQHNRNVKICLAGLVESTGMVYEAATLAAVRSGSATPTPPAGS from the coding sequence ATGCAGGGCTGGCGCACAGGCAATCAAGGCTTTACCTTGACGGAGTTACTGGTGGCGGCTGCCGTTGGCGGTATCGTGGTGGCCATGAGCGGTTGGGCAATGGTGGCCATTTTGCAAAACAACCGCCGCGTTGAAGAGCAGGCAATTACCCGCATGAACCTGAGCCGCGCCTTGGATTTTATTTCCGACGACATCCGCTCAGCAATTCGTATCTCAACAACAGCACCCAGCGATTGGACAATTCCCAGTGGTGGCTACCAGTTGGTAATGTTTATCGAAAAACCGGCGGACAATCTCGAGGAGCAGGAGAATGGTCAATTAGCCTCAACAACTCGTGTGGCCTACTACACTCGCCCCAAGACGAGTAATGTGGTGTGGCGAGGCCCTAGGATTCTCTATCGCCAGAAAATTGGCGATTCGACCCCCAATGCCCTCATTGACGGTATTGCCAACACCAGCCCCACCTGCGCCAATACCTTGCCCAACGCAACCGATAGTGGTACCGACAAAGGAGGGTTTCGGGTCTTTGTGCAGCACAACCGCAACGTCAAGATCTGTCTTGCGGGTTTGGTGGAGTCAACGGGCATGGTTTACGAAGCCGCAACCCTGGCGGCGGTGCGATCGGGATCGGCAACCCCTACTCCCCCGGCGGGATCGTAG
- a CDS encoding phospholipase D-like domain-containing protein — protein MFWQKLKWRRQGVYLLLFLLGVLIAAVVLTQLRSHPIIRPSLNPLPQHPQIAVHMNHSQAHSYQEPYRPYTRAGEDLEAIMIEQIAKAQKTIDVAVQEFRLPNLAKALAARQQAGVRVRVVMENTYTAPWAKYSAAEVSAMDPRMQERYNDWKTLVDTNGDGQLSAAELSDRDVQTILNKAKIPWIDDTADGSKGSMLMHHKFIVIDNRQVIATTANFTLSDIHGDIGRPDTRGNANSLLVIDSPAVARLFTEEFNLLWGDGPGGKPDSRFGVNKPVRPPQQVAVGDARVTVRFSPTPSSQPWSVSTNGLIGQILRQARQKIDMALFVLSDQELSYVLEERHNQGVAIRALIDSGFIYRDFSEALDMMGVAMANTAQVRRGKCFYEAGNRPWPNPIQTVGTPLLPEGDKLHHKYGVVDNRTVIVGSHNWSEAANRGNDEFLLVIEHPTVAAHYERQFERLYSHSRLGLPQFIRDRLQQQLTACGGKIATRPAAANRARPPSARVNLNTATATELETLPGVGPKLAAEIIRTREQKPFNSLADLDAVPGVGPKLLDRLRDRVTW, from the coding sequence ATGTTTTGGCAAAAGCTGAAATGGCGGCGACAGGGTGTGTATCTACTGTTGTTTCTCCTGGGGGTGTTGATTGCGGCAGTGGTGCTTACCCAATTGCGATCGCACCCGATTATCCGCCCTTCCCTAAACCCGCTGCCTCAACATCCGCAAATCGCGGTACACATGAACCATTCCCAAGCCCACAGCTACCAAGAACCCTATCGCCCCTATACCCGTGCAGGCGAAGACCTTGAGGCCATCATGATTGAGCAGATTGCCAAAGCACAAAAGACCATTGATGTGGCGGTGCAGGAGTTTCGTCTACCAAATTTGGCAAAGGCTCTCGCAGCACGGCAGCAGGCAGGCGTACGGGTACGGGTGGTTATGGAGAATACCTACACTGCCCCCTGGGCAAAATACAGTGCGGCTGAAGTGAGTGCCATGGATCCAAGGATGCAGGAGCGCTATAACGACTGGAAAACGCTTGTGGATACCAACGGCGATGGTCAACTCAGTGCAGCGGAACTGAGCGATCGCGACGTGCAGACCATTCTCAACAAGGCGAAGATTCCTTGGATAGATGATACGGCCGATGGCTCCAAGGGCAGCATGCTCATGCACCACAAATTTATCGTCATTGACAATCGCCAAGTCATTGCCACCACTGCCAACTTTACCCTCAGCGATATTCACGGAGACATAGGACGACCCGATACCCGTGGCAATGCCAACTCCCTCTTAGTAATTGACAGCCCGGCTGTGGCGCGCCTATTTACAGAGGAATTTAACCTCCTGTGGGGGGATGGTCCTGGGGGTAAACCCGATAGTCGCTTTGGGGTCAACAAGCCCGTGCGTCCTCCCCAACAAGTCGCTGTTGGCGATGCCAGGGTCACGGTGCGCTTTTCCCCCACCCCAAGCTCGCAACCTTGGTCGGTGTCCACGAATGGATTAATTGGTCAAATCCTTCGTCAGGCTCGCCAAAAAATTGATATGGCGCTTTTTGTCTTGTCAGATCAGGAGTTGTCCTACGTGCTGGAGGAACGCCATAACCAAGGGGTTGCCATTCGCGCCCTCATTGACTCAGGATTTATCTACCGTGACTTTAGCGAAGCTTTGGACATGATGGGCGTGGCCATGGCCAATACAGCCCAAGTCCGACGGGGAAAGTGCTTCTACGAAGCCGGCAACCGCCCCTGGCCAAACCCAATTCAGACGGTGGGAACGCCCCTACTGCCGGAGGGGGATAAGCTGCACCACAAGTACGGCGTAGTGGACAATCGCACGGTGATTGTGGGTTCCCACAACTGGTCAGAGGCGGCCAACCGCGGTAACGATGAATTTTTGCTGGTCATCGAGCATCCGACGGTTGCAGCCCACTACGAACGGCAGTTTGAACGGCTCTATAGCCACAGTCGTCTCGGTCTGCCGCAATTCATTCGCGATCGCCTCCAGCAACAGTTGACCGCCTGTGGCGGTAAGATTGCCACCCGACCCGCTGCCGCAAATCGTGCCCGCCCGCCTAGCGCGCGGGTCAATTTGAACACGGCGACCGCCACCGAACTGGAGACCCTGCCGGGCGTCGGCCCAAAACTAGCGGCCGAAATTATCCGTACCCGCGAGCAAAAGCCTTTTAATTCCTTGGCGGATCTAGATGCCGTCCCCGGTGTTGGGCCGAAGCTCCTAGACCGCTTGCGCGATCGCGTGACCTGGTGA